One Micromonospora craniellae genomic region harbors:
- a CDS encoding carbohydrate ABC transporter permease, which translates to MRHGVARFVTGFLALPVGLYVFYVVWPFLQAAGYSLTDWGGYSDRQQFVGLDNYIRLFSDELIRKAFWHNVFFLITVPLFTIALALFLAFLLNVGGREDKAGVRGVFGSGFYKVIFFFPQVLSLVVIAVMWQQIYRADSQGLINGVLMKIGLVSEEDPITFVYDPEPFLGVPAVLWWLLLIAVWSGAGFYMVLFSAAMQSIPKDVYEAAILDGAGRFHTFFRITLPLLRDTVSVAWVYLGFIALDMYALVFVMTPSQGGPNHASEIFASVLNFTAFQKGQFGYACAMGVALAIFTILLAALQLRITRRERIEY; encoded by the coding sequence GGCACGGTGTTGCGCGTTTCGTCACGGGTTTCCTGGCACTGCCGGTCGGGCTCTACGTCTTCTACGTGGTGTGGCCCTTCCTGCAGGCTGCCGGGTACTCGCTGACCGACTGGGGAGGCTACTCCGACAGGCAGCAGTTCGTCGGGCTGGACAACTACATCCGGCTGTTCTCCGACGAGCTGATCAGAAAGGCGTTCTGGCACAACGTCTTCTTCCTGATCACCGTGCCGCTGTTCACCATCGCGCTGGCCCTGTTCCTCGCGTTCCTGCTCAACGTGGGCGGCCGCGAGGACAAGGCCGGCGTCCGGGGCGTCTTCGGCTCCGGTTTCTACAAGGTGATCTTCTTCTTCCCGCAGGTGCTGTCCCTGGTCGTCATCGCGGTGATGTGGCAGCAGATCTACCGCGCCGACAGCCAGGGCCTGATCAACGGCGTCCTGATGAAGATCGGGCTGGTCAGCGAGGAAGACCCGATCACCTTCGTGTACGACCCGGAGCCCTTCCTCGGCGTACCGGCGGTGCTGTGGTGGCTGTTGCTGATCGCGGTCTGGAGCGGCGCCGGTTTCTACATGGTGCTGTTCTCGGCGGCCATGCAGTCGATCCCGAAGGACGTGTACGAGGCGGCCATCCTCGACGGTGCGGGACGCTTCCACACCTTCTTCCGGATCACCCTGCCGCTGCTGCGGGACACCGTCTCGGTGGCCTGGGTCTACCTGGGCTTCATCGCCCTGGACATGTACGCCCTGGTCTTCGTGATGACACCCAGTCAGGGCGGTCCCAACCACGCCAGCGAGATCTTCGCGTCGGTGCTGAACTTCACCGCCTTCCAGAAGGGCCAGTTCGGCTACGCCTGCGCGATGGGTGTGGCGCTGGCGATCTTCACGATCCTGCTGGCCGCGCTCCAGCTCCGGATCACCCGTCGTGAGCGGATCGAGTACTGA
- a CDS encoding carbohydrate ABC transporter permease, translated as MSTVTHTPGGPAGPHHAPPPGRTPAERAAVGGGRAGARFFNGFSHLFLAVWAIMVIYPLLWVVMSALKTDSEVIRRPLSLIPEQLQWGNFARAWTEGRIGDFFLNTVLVLTGSVFLTMLLGSMAAYVLARYEFRGNRLIYYMFLSGLTLPIYLAAVPLFKGVHNTGVVLPFLGPNKHLMLILVYVAWSLAFTVFFMHSFFRTLPTAIAEAGMVDGASHSRLFFNVMLPMAKPGLISIGIFNVLGQWNQWYLPTLLMQSVAGEPKNQVISQGLIELSVNQGYRSDWSGLFAGVTMAMLPVLIVYIVFQRQVQSGLTAGVSK; from the coding sequence ATGAGCACGGTGACCCACACCCCGGGTGGACCGGCCGGGCCCCACCATGCCCCGCCACCGGGGCGTACGCCGGCCGAGCGTGCCGCCGTAGGTGGCGGTCGTGCCGGGGCACGGTTCTTCAACGGCTTCTCGCACCTATTCCTCGCCGTCTGGGCGATCATGGTGATCTACCCGCTGCTGTGGGTGGTGATGTCGGCGCTCAAGACCGACTCGGAGGTGATCCGCAGGCCGCTGTCGCTGATCCCGGAGCAGTTGCAGTGGGGCAACTTCGCCCGGGCCTGGACCGAGGGCCGCATCGGCGACTTCTTCCTCAACACCGTGCTGGTGTTGACCGGCAGCGTGTTCCTCACCATGCTGCTCGGCTCGATGGCCGCCTACGTGCTCGCCCGTTACGAGTTCCGCGGCAACCGGCTGATCTACTACATGTTCCTGTCCGGCCTGACCCTGCCGATCTATCTCGCTGCGGTGCCGTTGTTCAAGGGCGTCCACAACACCGGTGTGGTGCTGCCGTTCCTCGGCCCGAACAAGCACCTGATGCTGATCCTGGTCTACGTGGCGTGGTCGCTGGCGTTCACCGTCTTCTTCATGCACTCGTTCTTCCGGACGCTGCCCACCGCGATCGCGGAGGCGGGCATGGTCGACGGGGCCTCGCACAGTCGACTGTTCTTCAACGTAATGCTTCCGATGGCCAAGCCCGGCCTGATCAGCATCGGCATCTTCAACGTGCTCGGTCAGTGGAACCAGTGGTACCTGCCGACCCTGTTGATGCAGTCGGTGGCCGGTGAGCCGAAGAACCAGGTGATCTCCCAGGGCCTGATCGAGTTGTCGGTGAACCAGGGCTACCGCTCCGACTGGTCCGGCCTGTTCGCCGGGGTGACGATGGCGATGCTGCCGGTGCTGATCGTCTACATCGTCTTCCAGCGCCAGGTGCAGTCCGGTCTCACCGCCGGCGTCAGCAAGTAG
- a CDS encoding type II toxin-antitoxin system Phd/YefM family antitoxin, producing the protein MGSEAAAQFNIHEARTNLSRIIERVEHGEEIVISRAGQPVAKVIPLVRRVNRTARGSLRGRVVFSDDWDSSEVNDSIADDFGTTA; encoded by the coding sequence ATGGGAAGTGAGGCTGCGGCCCAGTTCAACATCCACGAGGCCAGGACGAACCTGTCGCGGATCATCGAACGCGTCGAGCACGGCGAAGAGATCGTGATCAGTCGGGCCGGCCAACCGGTCGCAAAGGTCATCCCGCTCGTGCGCCGGGTCAATCGCACCGCACGCGGATCCCTGCGCGGCAGGGTGGTGTTCTCGGACGACTGGGACTCTTCTGAGGTGAACGACAGCATCGCAGACGACTTCGGCACGACAGCGTGA
- a CDS encoding bifunctional 3'-5' exonuclease/DNA polymerase produces MPFVLVAVAPDERGGGVLQPLDPAGTAVGPPEPVADLAAAVAVRERVDSPRWVWACGATLYPALLRAGVRVARCHDVELTEALLLGYAGRWGEPRALAAAWARLTGAPVPADPPPRVAAPPGGGQGALFDAVPGPPGPGITALAGVYADQLGRIAATDAPGRFRLLVAAESSGALIAAEMGAAGLPWRADVHDAILAELLGEPSPVGGPPRRLAELAARIAEAFGVRQVHADSPAELLRAFARAGVELPNTRAWVLRGVDHPAVPLVLEYKELYRIWTAHGRAWRDAWVREGRFQPEYVPGGVVSGRWATRGGGALQIPKVIRRAVVADPGWRFVVADAGQLEPRVLAAVSGDARLAAAGATGDLYAALARDAFGGDRGRAKLALLGAMYGQTGGEAVPALAVLRRNYPTAFGHVEAAARTGEAGGLVRSWLGRTCPPGTAGFGAGDDGPSDPDSAGDPQSPRARAARSRGRFTRNFVIQATAAEWASTLLAVLRGELTGTDAELVFFQHDEVIVHCPAGQAERVAEAVDRAGRRAAALLFGETAVRFPLDLSVVECYADAA; encoded by the coding sequence ATGCCGTTCGTGCTGGTGGCGGTGGCGCCCGACGAGCGGGGTGGGGGAGTGCTGCAACCCCTCGACCCCGCGGGCACCGCCGTGGGGCCGCCGGAGCCCGTCGCCGACCTGGCCGCCGCGGTGGCCGTCCGGGAGCGGGTCGACTCGCCGCGCTGGGTCTGGGCCTGCGGCGCCACGCTCTATCCGGCGCTGCTGCGGGCCGGCGTCCGTGTCGCGCGGTGTCACGACGTGGAGCTGACCGAGGCGCTGCTGCTCGGGTACGCCGGCCGCTGGGGCGAACCCCGGGCGCTGGCGGCGGCGTGGGCGCGGTTGACCGGTGCGCCGGTGCCGGCCGATCCGCCGCCGCGTGTGGCCGCCCCGCCGGGCGGTGGGCAGGGCGCGCTCTTCGACGCCGTGCCCGGGCCGCCGGGTCCGGGCATCACGGCGTTGGCCGGGGTGTACGCGGACCAGCTCGGCCGGATCGCGGCGACCGACGCGCCGGGGCGGTTCCGGTTGTTGGTGGCCGCCGAGTCGTCCGGTGCGCTGATCGCCGCCGAGATGGGCGCGGCCGGCCTGCCCTGGCGGGCCGACGTGCACGACGCGATCCTGGCAGAACTGCTCGGGGAGCCGTCTCCGGTGGGCGGGCCGCCCCGCCGGCTGGCCGAGTTGGCCGCGCGGATCGCCGAGGCGTTCGGCGTACGGCAGGTGCACGCGGACAGCCCGGCGGAGCTGCTGCGGGCGTTCGCGCGGGCCGGGGTGGAGCTGCCGAACACCCGGGCCTGGGTGTTGCGGGGGGTGGATCATCCGGCGGTGCCGCTGGTGCTGGAGTACAAGGAGCTCTACCGGATCTGGACGGCACACGGCCGGGCCTGGCGGGACGCTTGGGTACGCGAGGGGCGCTTCCAGCCGGAGTACGTCCCCGGTGGGGTGGTGTCGGGCCGGTGGGCGACCCGGGGCGGTGGCGCGTTGCAGATCCCGAAGGTGATCCGTCGCGCGGTGGTGGCCGACCCGGGGTGGCGGTTCGTGGTGGCCGACGCGGGGCAACTGGAGCCGCGGGTGCTGGCTGCGGTGTCCGGCGACGCCCGGCTTGCGGCAGCCGGTGCCACCGGTGACCTGTACGCCGCGTTGGCCCGGGACGCGTTCGGTGGTGACCGGGGTCGCGCCAAGCTCGCCCTGCTGGGGGCGATGTACGGGCAGACGGGCGGCGAGGCGGTGCCGGCCCTGGCGGTGTTGCGGCGCAACTACCCGACCGCGTTCGGCCATGTCGAGGCGGCGGCCCGCACCGGTGAGGCGGGCGGCCTGGTGCGGTCGTGGCTGGGGCGTACCTGCCCGCCGGGGACGGCCGGCTTCGGCGCGGGCGACGACGGGCCGTCCGACCCGGACTCGGCCGGTGACCCGCAGTCGCCCCGGGCCCGGGCGGCCCGGTCGCGGGGGCGGTTCACCCGCAACTTCGTCATCCAGGCCACCGCCGCCGAGTGGGCTTCGACGCTGCTCGCGGTGCTGCGGGGCGAGCTGACCGGCACCGACGCGGAGTTGGTCTTCTTCCAGCACGACGAGGTGATCGTGCACTGCCCGGCCGGGCAGGCCGAGCGGGTCGCCGAGGCGGTCGACCGGGCCGGGCGGCGGGCCGCCGCGCTGTTGTTCGGCGAGACCGCGGTGCGGTTCCCGCTGGATCTGTCGGTGGTGGAGTGCTATGCCGACGCGGCATAG
- the metK gene encoding methionine adenosyltransferase, protein MSRRLFTSESVTEGHPDKIADQISDGILDALLAQDPHSRVAVETLITTGQVHVAGEVTTKAYADIPSIVRETILGIGYDSSKKGFDGASCGVSVSIGAQSPDIAQGVDSAFELRTGSSESALDAQGAGDQGMMFGFACAETPELMPLPIALAHRLARRLSAVRKVGSVPYLRPDGKTQVTIEYEGLRPVRLHTVVVSSQHAADISLESLLTPDVREHVIGPELEGLGLDTEGYRLLVNPTGRFEIGGPMGDAGLTGRKIIVDTYGGYARHGGGAFSGKDPSKVDRSAAYAMRWVAKNVVAAGLAERCEVQVAYAIGKAHPVSLFVETFGTETVPVASIEKAVSEVFDLRPAAIIRDLHLLRPIYGQTAAYGHFGRELPDLTWENTDRAADLKSAAGA, encoded by the coding sequence GTGTCACGCCGCCTCTTCACGTCCGAATCGGTCACGGAAGGCCACCCGGACAAGATCGCTGATCAGATCAGTGACGGTATTCTCGATGCCCTGCTCGCTCAGGATCCGCATAGTCGGGTGGCGGTGGAGACGTTGATCACCACTGGTCAGGTGCATGTGGCGGGTGAGGTGACGACGAAGGCGTACGCCGACATCCCGTCGATCGTGCGGGAGACGATCCTGGGGATCGGGTACGACTCGTCGAAGAAGGGGTTTGATGGGGCGTCGTGTGGGGTGAGTGTGTCGATTGGGGCGCAGTCGCCGGATATTGCGCAGGGTGTGGATAGTGCCTTCGAGTTGCGGACGGGTTCGTCGGAGTCGGCGTTGGATGCGCAGGGTGCCGGTGATCAGGGGATGATGTTTGGTTTTGCGTGTGCGGAGACGCCGGAGTTGATGCCGTTGCCGATCGCGTTGGCGCATCGGTTGGCGCGTCGGTTGTCGGCGGTGCGGAAGGTTGGTTCGGTGCCGTATCTGCGTCCGGATGGTAAGACGCAGGTGACGATCGAGTATGAGGGTTTGCGTCCGGTTCGGTTGCACACGGTGGTGGTGTCGTCGCAGCATGCGGCGGACATCTCGTTGGAGTCGTTGTTGACTCCGGATGTGCGGGAGCATGTGATCGGGCCGGAGTTGGAGGGTTTGGGGTTGGATACTGAGGGTTATCGGTTGTTGGTGAATCCGACGGGGCGGTTTGAGATCGGTGGTCCGATGGGGGATGCCGGTTTGACGGGTCGGAAGATCATCGTGGACACGTATGGCGGGTATGCGCGGCATGGTGGTGGGGCGTTTTCGGGGAAGGATCCGTCGAAGGTGGATCGGTCGGCGGCGTACGCGATGCGGTGGGTGGCGAAGAATGTGGTGGCGGCGGGGTTGGCGGAGCGGTGTGAGGTGCAGGTGGCGTATGCGATCGGTAAGGCGCATCCGGTGAGTTTGTTCGTGGAGACGTTCGGTACGGAGACGGTGCCGGTGGCGTCGATTGAGAAGGCGGTGTCGGAGGTGTTCGATCTGCGTCCGGCGGCGATCATTCGGGATCTGCATCTGTTGCGTCCGATCTATGGGCAGACCGCGGCGTATGGTCATTTCGGTCGGGAGTTGCCGGACCTGACGTGGGAGAACACCGATCGGGCCGCCGACCTCAAGTCGGCCGCAGGAGCCTGA
- a CDS encoding nucleotidyltransferase family protein, with the protein MIIAAGGGRRIGGPEALLHQGDRPLVDQMIDTLTEAGCGQIVVVLGAAADQVRDTAHLDRATVVVNRAWGTGVGSSIRAGLAGIDDDRVEAAVVVPVDMPGLTAEAIRRVTALPFPDVLVCATYNGLRGYPMLFGRRHWPGIATLASADVGARPYLLAHKDQIVDIACDAVADGSRVDTPELMALYGLTVPEQRVGV; encoded by the coding sequence ATGATCATCGCTGCGGGAGGTGGCCGTCGGATCGGCGGCCCCGAAGCCCTGCTGCACCAGGGGGACAGACCGCTGGTCGACCAGATGATCGACACGCTGACGGAGGCGGGCTGCGGGCAGATCGTCGTCGTCCTCGGGGCCGCTGCCGACCAGGTCCGCGACACCGCGCACCTGGACCGGGCCACGGTGGTGGTCAACCGGGCGTGGGGCACCGGGGTCGGCTCGTCCATCCGCGCCGGCCTGGCCGGGATCGACGACGACCGGGTGGAGGCGGCGGTGGTGGTCCCGGTCGACATGCCCGGGCTGACCGCCGAGGCGATCCGCCGGGTCACCGCGCTGCCCTTCCCCGACGTGCTGGTCTGTGCCACCTACAACGGGCTGCGCGGCTACCCGATGCTGTTCGGCCGCCGGCACTGGCCGGGCATCGCCACCCTGGCTAGTGCCGACGTCGGTGCCCGGCCCTACCTGCTGGCGCACAAGGACCAGATCGTCGACATCGCCTGCGACGCGGTGGCCGACGGCAGCCGGGTGGACACCCCGGAGCTGATGGCGTTGTACGGCCTGACCGTGCCGGAGCAACGCGTCGGCGTCTGA
- the yicI gene encoding alpha-xylosidase, translated as MKFTDGYWQLRPGVSVLRPGTVESVEPDERSFTVFAPIGKITGRGDTLNRPVVTVRFFSPAPGVVGVTVGHHSGGLPKQPRFALADTTAHPVQVDVTGLSARLTTGELTVRVALTGPWRVDFLRGDRLVTSSTERSIGVVTDAEGRKYVHDRLSLGVGETIYGLGERFGAYVKNGQTVDIWNADGGTASEQAYKNVPFYLSSAGYGVFVDHPEHVSFEVGSEVVSQTQFSVPGQSLTYHVIDGPTPKDVLRRYTALTGRPAWVPAWSYGLWLSTSFTTSYDEKTVTEFIDGMAERDLPLSVFHFDCFWMRQFHWVDFIWDPATFPDPEGMLRRLHERGLKVCVWINPYIAQRSYLFEEGRQAGYLVRNPDGSVWQWDKWQAGMALVDFTNPDAARWYADKLKVLLDMGVDCFKTDFGERIPTDVVWHDGADPQRMHNYYAHLYNKAVFELLTAERGEGEAVVFARSATAGGQQFPVHWGGDCESTFVAMAESLRGGLSLAASGFGYWSHDIGGFEGTPDPAVFKRWIAFGLLSSHSRLHGSGSYRVPWAYDEEAVDVLRRFTRLKMALMPYLAAAADEAHREGVPVMRPMVLEFPDDPTAAYLDRQYMLGPDLLVAPVMSADGQVTYYVPAGAWTHLTSGAQVTGPGWVTEKHGFDSVPVLARPGAVIPFGTVTDRPDYRWADGVTLRLYAPAPGQRTRVRVPAPDGGPGTEFEVYHHDGTATAEVVAGDSSGYRCEVTEVTK; from the coding sequence GTGAAGTTCACCGACGGATACTGGCAACTGCGTCCCGGGGTGAGCGTGCTGCGCCCGGGCACGGTCGAGTCGGTGGAGCCGGACGAGCGGTCCTTCACCGTCTTCGCCCCGATCGGGAAGATCACCGGGCGCGGCGACACCCTCAACCGCCCGGTGGTCACCGTACGCTTCTTCTCCCCCGCCCCCGGCGTGGTCGGGGTGACCGTCGGGCACCACTCCGGTGGGCTGCCCAAACAGCCCCGTTTCGCCCTCGCCGACACCACCGCGCACCCGGTGCAGGTGGACGTCACCGGGCTCAGCGCGCGGCTGACCACCGGTGAGCTGACCGTACGGGTCGCGCTGACCGGCCCGTGGCGGGTCGACTTCCTGCGTGGCGACCGGCTAGTCACCTCGTCCACCGAACGCAGCATCGGCGTGGTCACCGACGCCGAGGGCCGCAAGTACGTGCACGACCGGCTCTCGCTCGGCGTCGGCGAGACGATCTACGGCCTGGGCGAGCGCTTCGGCGCGTACGTCAAGAACGGCCAGACCGTCGACATCTGGAACGCCGACGGCGGCACCGCCAGCGAGCAGGCGTACAAGAACGTGCCGTTCTATCTCAGCAGCGCGGGCTACGGGGTGTTCGTGGACCATCCCGAGCACGTGTCGTTCGAGGTGGGCTCCGAGGTGGTGTCGCAGACCCAGTTCAGCGTGCCGGGGCAGTCGCTGACGTACCACGTGATCGACGGCCCCACCCCGAAGGACGTGCTGCGCCGCTACACCGCGCTGACCGGCCGCCCGGCCTGGGTGCCAGCCTGGTCGTACGGGCTGTGGCTGTCCACCTCGTTCACCACCTCCTACGACGAGAAGACGGTCACCGAGTTCATCGACGGGATGGCCGAGCGGGACCTGCCGCTCTCGGTGTTCCACTTCGACTGTTTCTGGATGCGGCAGTTCCACTGGGTCGACTTCATCTGGGACCCGGCGACCTTCCCCGACCCGGAGGGGATGCTGCGCCGGCTGCACGAACGCGGCCTCAAGGTGTGCGTCTGGATCAACCCGTACATCGCCCAGCGGTCGTACCTGTTCGAGGAGGGCCGGCAGGCCGGCTACCTGGTCCGTAACCCGGACGGGTCGGTCTGGCAGTGGGACAAGTGGCAGGCCGGGATGGCGCTTGTCGACTTCACCAACCCGGACGCGGCACGCTGGTACGCCGACAAGCTCAAGGTGCTGCTGGACATGGGCGTCGACTGCTTCAAGACCGACTTCGGCGAACGCATCCCGACGGACGTGGTGTGGCACGACGGCGCCGACCCGCAGCGGATGCACAACTACTACGCGCACCTCTACAACAAGGCCGTCTTCGAACTGTTGACCGCCGAACGCGGCGAGGGCGAGGCGGTGGTCTTCGCCCGATCCGCCACCGCGGGCGGGCAGCAGTTCCCGGTGCACTGGGGTGGCGACTGCGAGTCCACCTTCGTGGCGATGGCCGAGTCGCTGCGCGGCGGCCTGTCGCTGGCCGCCTCGGGCTTCGGTTACTGGAGCCACGACATCGGCGGCTTCGAGGGCACGCCCGACCCGGCGGTGTTCAAACGGTGGATCGCCTTCGGGCTGCTCTCCTCGCACTCGCGGCTGCACGGCTCCGGCTCGTACCGGGTGCCGTGGGCGTACGACGAGGAGGCGGTCGACGTGTTGCGCCGGTTCACCCGGCTCAAGATGGCACTGATGCCGTACCTGGCGGCAGCCGCCGACGAGGCGCACCGCGAGGGCGTACCGGTGATGCGGCCGATGGTTCTGGAGTTCCCGGACGACCCGACCGCCGCGTACCTGGACCGGCAGTACATGCTCGGCCCGGACCTGCTGGTCGCGCCGGTGATGAGCGCCGACGGGCAGGTCACCTACTACGTGCCGGCCGGCGCATGGACCCACCTGACCAGCGGCGCGCAGGTCACCGGCCCGGGCTGGGTCACCGAGAAGCACGGCTTCGACAGCGTCCCGGTGCTGGCCCGGCCCGGAGCGGTCATCCCCTTCGGTACGGTCACCGACCGGCCCGACTACCGCTGGGCCGACGGCGTCACGCTGCGCCTGTACGCTCCCGCGCCCGGGCAACGGACCCGGGTACGGGTGCCGGCACCGGACGGCGGGCCCGGCACCGAGTTCGAGGTGTACCACCACGACGGGACGGCCACCGCCGAGGTGGTGGCGGGCGACTCGTCGGGGTACCGCTGCGAGGTCACGGAGGTGACGAAGTGA
- a CDS encoding carbohydrate ABC transporter permease, with the protein MAVTLTPPRAGGRTRRVPDRHHRGVTRWIVLALVTVAALVMLVPFAFMLLNAFKSPGDYSNNGPLSWPTEFYTTGLRTYWEQVDFPVKLWNSILISGSVAVLAVVVSLLSAYALGIGRVRGRLWIIGLFLLANMLPQEALIYPLYHFAKEAGLYNTRLAVIIIFTVIQAAFGTYLLASVLSTFPRTLLEAAALDGAGKWRILWRVVLPNVRPTISVLLVFFFIWTWNEFLIPLVMLIDNQTQTVPVALASLQGDRLMDAPTTNAGALLSLLPAILFFLVFQRTLARGITAGADK; encoded by the coding sequence ATGGCCGTCACGCTCACCCCGCCCCGCGCAGGCGGGCGTACCCGCCGGGTGCCCGACCGGCACCACCGGGGCGTCACCCGCTGGATCGTGCTGGCGCTGGTCACCGTCGCCGCGCTGGTCATGCTGGTGCCGTTCGCGTTCATGCTGCTCAACGCGTTCAAGTCGCCCGGCGACTACTCGAACAACGGCCCGCTGAGCTGGCCGACCGAGTTCTACACCACCGGGCTGCGCACCTACTGGGAGCAGGTCGACTTCCCGGTCAAGCTGTGGAACTCGATCCTCATCTCCGGCTCGGTCGCGGTCCTCGCCGTGGTCGTCTCCCTGCTCAGCGCGTACGCGCTCGGCATCGGACGGGTCCGCGGCCGACTCTGGATCATCGGGCTGTTCCTGCTGGCCAACATGCTGCCGCAGGAGGCCCTGATCTACCCGCTCTACCACTTCGCCAAGGAGGCCGGGCTCTACAACACCCGACTGGCGGTGATCATCATCTTCACCGTCATCCAGGCCGCCTTCGGCACGTACCTGCTCGCCTCCGTGCTCAGCACCTTCCCGCGCACGCTGCTGGAAGCCGCCGCGCTCGACGGGGCCGGCAAGTGGCGGATCCTGTGGCGGGTGGTGCTGCCCAACGTCCGGCCCACCATCTCGGTGCTGCTGGTCTTCTTCTTCATCTGGACCTGGAACGAGTTCCTCATCCCCCTGGTCATGCTGATCGACAACCAGACCCAGACCGTGCCGGTCGCGCTCGCCTCGTTGCAGGGCGACCGACTGATGGACGCCCCCACCACCAACGCCGGGGCGCTGCTCAGCCTCCTCCCGGCCATCCTGTTCTTCCTCGTCTTCCAGCGCACCCTCGCGCGCGGCATCACGGCAGGAGCCGACAAGTGA
- a CDS encoding carbohydrate ABC transporter permease: protein MAVPDTVAARPGATPSPPTGKTPRRPRRPDAGYWLYLLPGAVMFLLVIGGPLIYTGYLSLTRWSGVGDPSFIGLDNYRTLLTDDVFWTSFRNTIAMIVAMVVLPTLIGLVLAAVLFDTIGRRFRPRTAAALRAAFYLPQVLPVVVAGIVWGWILRPDGALNGLFDAIGLGALSHDWLGDPGTALPVVMAVMIWVQLGYPVVVFMAALERVDPELYEAAEIDGAGWWRRFRAITLPQIRPETFVVGLTCTIAAMKVFGPIYALTRGGPENATNVPSYFAYFTFFKRLNVGYGSAISMVLTLIIVVVAVLFIRAQNRAERRDGGL from the coding sequence ATGGCAGTGCCCGACACCGTCGCCGCCCGCCCGGGGGCGACCCCGTCTCCCCCGACGGGCAAGACCCCGCGCCGACCCCGACGCCCCGACGCCGGCTACTGGCTCTACCTGTTGCCCGGCGCGGTGATGTTCCTGCTCGTCATCGGCGGCCCGCTGATCTACACCGGCTACCTCTCCCTGACCAGGTGGTCCGGCGTCGGCGACCCCAGCTTCATCGGCCTGGACAACTACCGCACCCTGCTCACCGACGACGTCTTCTGGACCTCGTTCCGCAACACCATCGCGATGATCGTCGCGATGGTGGTGCTGCCCACCCTGATCGGCCTGGTTCTCGCCGCCGTTCTCTTCGACACCATCGGACGCCGGTTCCGGCCGCGTACCGCCGCCGCCCTGCGGGCCGCCTTCTATCTGCCGCAGGTGCTGCCGGTCGTGGTGGCCGGCATCGTCTGGGGCTGGATCCTGCGACCCGACGGCGCGCTCAACGGGCTGTTCGACGCGATCGGGCTCGGCGCGTTGAGCCACGACTGGCTCGGCGACCCGGGCACCGCACTGCCGGTGGTGATGGCGGTGATGATCTGGGTGCAACTCGGCTACCCGGTGGTCGTCTTCATGGCGGCGCTGGAAAGGGTCGACCCCGAACTCTACGAGGCGGCCGAGATCGACGGCGCCGGCTGGTGGCGTCGGTTCCGGGCGATCACCCTTCCGCAGATCCGGCCGGAGACCTTCGTGGTCGGCCTGACCTGCACCATCGCCGCGATGAAGGTGTTCGGCCCGATCTACGCGCTGACCCGGGGCGGGCCGGAGAACGCCACCAACGTGCCCTCCTACTTCGCCTACTTCACCTTCTTCAAGCGGCTCAACGTCGGCTACGGCTCGGCGATCTCGATGGTGCTGACGCTGATCATCGTCGTGGTGGCGGTGCTGTTCATCCGGGCGCAGAACCGCGCCGAACGACGGGACGGAGGGCTGTAG